The proteins below come from a single Brevundimonas sp. LM2 genomic window:
- the flhA gene encoding flagellar biosynthesis protein FlhA — protein sequence MMKDGMARPTGGDVKGWLLRGEVGMAVGVIGVILLLILPVPRFLLDLLLAISLVSSVLILMTALMMKRPLDFAIFPTVLLISTLFRLGLNLASTRLVLTHGHEGHDAAGQVINAFGALMMGGSFIIGIIIFAIILVVNFVVITKGSTRIAEVSARFTLDSMPGKQMAIDADLSSGLITEEQAKLRRKELEQESTFFGAMDGASKFVRGDAVAGLIIVFINAIGGILIGVLQHDLPIGDAANTYIQLTIGDGLVTQVPAIIISIAAGFLVSKAGVEGSADKALVQQLATNPVSLGMVAAASGLLALIPGMPIIPFAALAIGSGYMAWRLGRAKLKPEPIDNEAVNTKPKDDVEEPIGTALSIDEVKIELGYSLLTLINDLEGRRLTDQVRALRRALAQEFGFVMPSVRILDNMRLPTQGYAIRIKEMEAGTGEVRLGSLMAMDPAGRQVELPGEHTKEPAFGLPATWIDESLREEATFRGYTIVDPSTVLTTHLTEILKENMADLLSYAEVQKLIKELGVEERKLVDELVPSVVTVTTLQRVLQSLLREKVSIRDLGAILEGLAEAAPHSSSVTTLVEHVRTRLARQLCWQYKGEDGALPIITLSPEWENAFAEALVGGGEDKQLAMAPSRLQDFIRAVRDVFERAAMSGESAVLLTGPQIRPYVRSIIERFRGQTVVMSQNEVHPKARLRTLGSV from the coding sequence CAAGGGCTGGCTGCTGAGGGGTGAAGTCGGCATGGCCGTCGGCGTCATCGGCGTCATCCTTCTCCTCATCCTGCCCGTCCCCAGATTCCTGCTGGACCTGCTTCTGGCCATCAGCCTGGTGTCGTCGGTGCTGATCCTGATGACGGCGCTGATGATGAAGCGCCCGCTGGACTTCGCCATCTTCCCGACCGTCCTGCTGATCTCGACCCTGTTCCGCCTGGGGCTGAACCTGGCCTCGACGCGTCTGGTCCTGACCCACGGCCATGAGGGCCACGACGCCGCCGGTCAGGTCATCAACGCCTTCGGCGCCCTGATGATGGGCGGCAGTTTCATCATCGGCATCATCATCTTCGCCATCATCCTGGTTGTGAACTTCGTGGTCATCACCAAGGGCTCGACCCGGATCGCCGAGGTCTCGGCCCGGTTCACGCTCGACTCCATGCCGGGCAAGCAGATGGCCATCGACGCCGACCTGTCCTCCGGCCTGATCACCGAGGAACAGGCCAAGCTGCGGCGCAAGGAACTCGAACAGGAATCCACCTTCTTCGGGGCCATGGACGGTGCGTCCAAATTCGTCCGCGGCGATGCCGTCGCCGGTCTGATCATCGTCTTCATCAACGCCATCGGCGGCATCCTGATCGGCGTGCTTCAGCACGATCTGCCGATCGGCGACGCGGCCAACACCTATATCCAGCTGACCATCGGCGACGGTCTGGTGACCCAGGTTCCCGCCATCATCATCTCGATCGCGGCGGGCTTCCTGGTCTCCAAGGCCGGGGTCGAGGGCTCGGCCGACAAGGCCCTGGTCCAGCAACTGGCCACCAATCCGGTCAGCCTCGGCATGGTGGCGGCCGCCTCCGGTCTGCTGGCTCTGATTCCCGGCATGCCGATCATCCCCTTCGCCGCCCTGGCCATCGGTTCGGGTTACATGGCCTGGCGGCTTGGTCGGGCCAAGCTGAAGCCCGAGCCGATCGACAACGAGGCGGTCAACACCAAGCCCAAGGACGACGTCGAGGAACCGATCGGCACCGCCCTGTCGATCGACGAGGTCAAGATCGAGCTCGGCTATTCCCTGCTGACGCTGATCAACGACCTGGAAGGTCGCCGCCTGACCGACCAGGTCCGGGCCCTGCGCCGCGCCCTGGCCCAGGAGTTCGGCTTCGTCATGCCGTCGGTGCGCATCCTCGACAACATGCGCCTGCCGACCCAGGGCTATGCTATCCGCATCAAGGAGATGGAGGCTGGCACCGGCGAAGTCCGGCTGGGCTCGCTGATGGCCATGGACCCGGCCGGCCGCCAGGTCGAGCTGCCCGGCGAGCACACCAAGGAACCCGCCTTCGGCCTGCCCGCCACCTGGATCGACGAGAGCCTGCGCGAGGAGGCGACCTTCCGCGGCTACACCATCGTCGATCCCTCGACCGTGCTGACCACCCACCTGACGGAAATCCTCAAGGAGAACATGGCCGACCTGCTCAGCTATGCCGAGGTGCAGAAGCTGATCAAGGAACTGGGGGTCGAGGAGCGCAAGCTGGTCGACGAACTGGTGCCCTCGGTCGTCACCGTCACCACCCTGCAGCGCGTCCTGCAGTCCCTGCTGCGCGAAAAGGTCTCGATCCGCGACCTGGGCGCCATTCTCGAAGGCCTGGCCGAGGCGGCACCGCATTCATCATCGGTCACCACCCTGGTCGAGCACGTCCGCACCCGTCTGGCCCGCCAGCTGTGCTGGCAGTACAAGGGCGAGGATGGGGCCCTGCCGATCATCACCCTGTCGCCGGAATGGGAGAACGCCTTCGCCGAGGCCCTGGTCGGCGGGGGCGAGGACAAGCAGCTGGCCATGGCCCCCAGCCGGCTGCAGGACTTCATCCGCGCCGTCCGCGACGTGTTCGAGCGCGCCGCCATGTCGGGCGAAAGCGCCGTCCTGCTGACCGGCCCCCAGATCCGTCCCTATGTCCGATCCATCATCGAACGCTTCCGGGGGCAGACCGTGGTGATGAGCCAGAACGAGGTCCACCCGAAGGCCAGACTGCGGACCCTGGGCAGCGTCTAG
- a CDS encoding ATP-binding protein, translating to MIQRTAAFNDRVESTWQARRAGRILLLNLKDAETAQRGYVLTGLYAFRLEYDQAVQANAYLIDTLAERLGDDPVGAATVATVTRLSRAKILEMNGVIALGRAASRQAASDRIAQGEGKELMRQLEAELGDLDSRLGSELAQRRGQSEGSALTTAIVNGVAGVLILVLGAIVALLTWRYLAELKDAQAAIDRVNAGLEETVKARTAALVRSNEEVQRFAYIVSHDLRSPLVNVMGYTAELEQAGRTIDLQMTKVETLAPDLVERDALIAAREDIPEAVGFIRASTEKMDRLINAILKLSREGRRNLVPESLDMGAMTQRIADTVRHQLEATETDFVVGEMVSIESDRLSMEQIVGNLVDNAVKYLQPGRPGRIEITGRDLPGGWVEYAIADNGRGIAAKDHERIFELFRRAGRQDQKGEGLGLAFVRNSVRRLGGSIDVESALGEGSTFRLKFPKRLILDDAGDPL from the coding sequence ATGATCCAGCGAACGGCGGCTTTCAACGATCGCGTGGAGTCGACCTGGCAGGCCCGCCGGGCCGGCAGGATCCTACTGCTGAATCTCAAGGATGCGGAGACGGCCCAGCGCGGTTATGTCCTGACCGGTCTGTATGCGTTCCGCCTGGAGTACGATCAAGCGGTTCAGGCGAACGCCTATCTGATCGACACGCTCGCCGAACGACTGGGTGACGACCCCGTGGGCGCGGCCACCGTCGCGACCGTGACGCGATTGTCCCGCGCCAAGATCCTGGAGATGAACGGCGTCATCGCCCTGGGGCGCGCCGCCAGTCGCCAGGCCGCATCCGACCGCATCGCCCAAGGTGAAGGCAAGGAACTGATGCGCCAGCTGGAGGCCGAGCTGGGCGATCTGGACAGCCGGCTGGGCAGCGAACTGGCGCAGCGACGGGGCCAGTCCGAAGGGTCGGCGCTGACGACCGCGATCGTCAACGGGGTGGCCGGCGTGCTGATCCTGGTGCTCGGCGCCATCGTCGCCCTCCTGACCTGGCGCTACCTGGCCGAACTCAAGGACGCCCAGGCGGCCATCGACCGCGTCAACGCCGGGCTGGAGGAAACCGTCAAGGCCCGCACCGCCGCCCTGGTGCGTTCCAATGAGGAGGTGCAGCGGTTCGCCTATATCGTCAGCCACGATCTGCGCTCGCCGCTCGTCAACGTCATGGGCTACACCGCCGAGCTGGAGCAGGCGGGTCGAACCATCGATCTGCAGATGACCAAGGTGGAGACCCTGGCGCCGGATCTAGTGGAGCGCGACGCCCTGATCGCCGCGCGCGAGGACATACCCGAGGCGGTCGGCTTCATCCGCGCCTCGACCGAGAAAATGGACAGGCTGATCAACGCCATCCTGAAGCTGTCGCGCGAGGGGCGCCGCAATCTGGTGCCCGAATCGCTGGACATGGGGGCCATGACCCAGCGGATCGCCGATACCGTGCGCCATCAGCTGGAAGCGACGGAGACGGACTTCGTCGTCGGCGAGATGGTGTCCATCGAGAGCGACCGTCTGTCGATGGAACAGATCGTCGGTAACCTGGTCGACAACGCGGTCAAGTATCTGCAGCCCGGCCGCCCGGGCCGGATCGAGATCACGGGCCGGGACCTTCCGGGCGGCTGGGTCGAATATGCGATCGCCGACAACGGCCGGGGGATCGCCGCGAAAGACCACGAGCGAATTTTCGAACTGTTCCGTCGGGCCGGGCGTCAGGACCAGAAGGGCGAGGGACTGGGTCTCGCCTTCGTCCGCAACAGCGTTCGCCGTCTGGGCGGTTCGATCGATGTCGAGTCCGCCCTGGGCGAAGGCTCGACATTCCGGCTCAAATTCCCCAAACGCCTCATCCTCGACGACGCCGGAGACCCCTTATGA
- a CDS encoding response regulator — translation MSSNPVKIVMVEDDHGHAKLIEKNIRRANISNEIVHFDHGQPALDYLFSEEVRANGPMLILLDLNLPDMSGTDILAEVKKDERLKRAPVVVLTTTDDKTEIQRCYDLGCNVYITKPVDYESFAGAIRQLGLFLSVMQAPEIE, via the coding sequence ATGAGCAGCAACCCCGTCAAGATCGTGATGGTCGAAGACGACCACGGCCACGCCAAGCTGATCGAAAAGAACATCCGGCGCGCCAACATCTCGAACGAAATCGTCCATTTCGACCACGGCCAGCCCGCCCTCGACTATCTGTTCAGCGAGGAGGTGCGCGCCAACGGACCGATGTTGATCCTGCTGGACCTGAACCTGCCGGACATGAGCGGGACGGATATCCTGGCCGAGGTCAAAAAGGACGAGCGCCTGAAGCGCGCGCCCGTGGTCGTCCTGACCACCACCGACGACAAGACCGAGATTCAGCGCTGCTACGACCTGGGCTGCAACGTCTACATCACCAAGCCCGTGGACTATGAAAGCTTCGCGGGGGCGATCCGCCAACTGGGGCTGTTTCTGTCCGTGATGCAGGCCCCGGAGATCGAATGA
- a CDS encoding sensor histidine kinase: MTPDKPLIRLLYIDDDRGLSRLVQKELGRHGYEVTLAADGDAGVQAMDTGDYDICALDHYMPGRDGLDVLPDLLHRPAPPPVVYVTGAQEGRIAVAALRAGAADYVIKDVSEDFTALLRSALEDALLRRRLERENEEAQEEVRLARDRAEAMLREVNHRVGNSLQLVSTFMSLQLRHLADDGARNALREAQARIEAVAHVHRRLYTSGDMESVDMQAYLEGLVDELSKSLGPDETSPRIILQAQPMRVTTDQAVSLGVVVTELVTNAVKYAYAPGQTGEIRVILAPDPATQRAILTVEDDGPGLGDGKPKGTGLGGKIITAMASGLRSAVEFDGAHKGVRARLAFDL, encoded by the coding sequence ATGACGCCGGACAAGCCGCTCATCCGGCTGCTCTACATCGACGATGACCGCGGTCTGTCGCGGCTCGTTCAGAAGGAACTCGGCCGCCACGGCTATGAGGTGACCCTGGCCGCCGACGGCGACGCGGGTGTCCAGGCCATGGATACCGGCGACTACGACATCTGCGCGCTCGATCACTACATGCCCGGCCGCGATGGTCTGGACGTGCTGCCCGACCTGCTGCACCGCCCCGCGCCCCCACCCGTCGTCTATGTCACGGGGGCCCAGGAAGGCCGGATCGCCGTCGCCGCCCTGCGAGCCGGCGCGGCCGACTATGTGATCAAGGACGTGTCCGAGGACTTCACGGCCCTGCTGCGCTCGGCCCTGGAAGACGCCCTGCTGCGCCGGCGGCTGGAGCGCGAGAACGAGGAGGCCCAGGAAGAGGTCCGACTGGCGCGCGATCGCGCCGAAGCCATGTTGCGCGAGGTCAACCACCGCGTCGGCAATTCGCTGCAACTGGTCTCGACCTTCATGTCCTTGCAACTGCGGCACCTCGCCGACGACGGGGCCCGCAACGCCCTGCGCGAGGCCCAGGCCCGGATCGAGGCCGTGGCCCATGTGCACCGCCGCCTCTACACCTCCGGCGACATGGAGTCGGTGGATATGCAGGCCTATCTGGAAGGCCTGGTCGACGAGCTGTCCAAGTCCCTCGGCCCCGACGAAACGTCGCCGCGCATCATCCTGCAGGCGCAGCCGATGCGCGTCACCACCGATCAGGCCGTGTCGCTGGGCGTGGTGGTTACCGAGCTGGTCACCAATGCCGTCAAATACGCCTATGCCCCCGGCCAGACCGGCGAGATCCGCGTCATTCTCGCGCCCGATCCCGCGACGCAGCGGGCGATCCTGACGGTCGAGGACGACGGTCCCGGCCTGGGCGACGGCAAGCCCAAGGGCACGGGTCTGGGCGGCAAGATCATCACCGCCATGGCGTCCGGCCTGCGCTCCGCCGTCGAGTTCGACGGGGCGCACAAGGGCGTTCGCGCCCGTCTGGCCTTCGACCTGTGA
- a CDS encoding NUDIX domain-containing protein translates to MTPALQFGRADADTDYLLRPAVFGLVFHDEKIACVRVTRDTPYFDLPGGAIDGDETEPEALIREFLEETGMTVRPLDRIAEAGQYFRKSDGAPVNNLGGFWIAERLALDPARKVEADHELVWLHPRTALSELRHDAHAWAVAKWLRR, encoded by the coding sequence GTGACCCCGGCCCTTCAGTTCGGCCGGGCCGATGCCGACACCGACTATCTGTTGCGCCCGGCGGTCTTCGGCCTGGTCTTCCACGACGAGAAGATCGCCTGCGTCAGGGTCACGCGCGACACGCCCTATTTCGACCTGCCGGGCGGGGCGATCGACGGGGACGAAACGGAGCCGGAAGCCCTGATCCGCGAGTTCCTGGAGGAGACCGGCATGACGGTCCGCCCGTTGGATCGGATCGCCGAGGCCGGTCAGTATTTTCGCAAGTCGGACGGGGCTCCGGTGAACAACCTCGGAGGCTTCTGGATCGCCGAGCGGCTGGCGCTGGACCCGGCCCGCAAGGTCGAGGCCGATCACGAACTGGTCTGGCTGCACCCTCGGACGGCCCTGTCGGAACTGCGTCATGACGCCCACGCCTGGGCCGTGGCGAAGTGGCTGCGGCGCTAA
- a CDS encoding CsbD family protein yields MADHDRIEGAAKNIGGNIKEAAGKVTGDEKLKAEGKADQLEGKVQNTVGGIKDSVRDADKH; encoded by the coding sequence ATGGCCGATCATGACCGCATCGAAGGCGCCGCCAAGAACATCGGTGGCAACATCAAGGAAGCCGCCGGCAAGGTGACGGGCGACGAAAAACTGAAGGCTGAAGGCAAGGCCGACCAGCTCGAAGGCAAGGTCCAGAACACTGTCGGTGGTATCAAGGATTCCGTCCGGGACGCTGACAAGCACTAG
- a CDS encoding VWA domain-containing protein: MLLPFFTALRQAKVPVSTKEWLHLMEAMDKDVAGGRVEDFYHLSRAVLIKDEKHYDRFDQVFGTVFKGIETLGAGDEPTLDVPEDWLKLLNAKFLTDAEKAEVEAMGGFDKLMETLKQRMEEQKERHAGGSKWIGTGGTSPFGHGGYNPEGVRIGGPGQHGRAVKVWEKREFRNLDDTVELGTRNIKVALRRLRRFAREGAAEELDIDGTIDGTARQGWLDIRMRPERRNTIKVLLFLDVGGSMDGHIKLCEELFSAARTEFKNLEFFYFHNCLYEGVWKDNRRRHGETIPTWDLLNKYPGDWRAIFVGDATMSPYEVTMPGGSVEHWNEEAGAVWMRRARLQWDKSVWLNPVAERYWDYTASVKLLSEVMDQRMYPLTLDGLDRAMRALTR; this comes from the coding sequence ATGCTCCTCCCCTTCTTCACCGCCCTGCGGCAGGCCAAGGTGCCAGTGTCGACCAAGGAATGGCTCCATCTGATGGAGGCCATGGACAAGGACGTGGCCGGGGGGCGGGTCGAGGACTTCTACCACCTGTCGCGGGCGGTCCTGATCAAGGACGAAAAACACTACGACCGGTTCGATCAGGTCTTCGGAACCGTGTTCAAGGGCATCGAGACCCTCGGGGCGGGCGATGAGCCCACGCTGGACGTGCCCGAGGACTGGCTGAAGCTGCTGAACGCCAAGTTCCTGACCGACGCGGAGAAGGCCGAGGTCGAGGCCATGGGCGGCTTCGACAAGCTGATGGAGACGCTGAAGCAGCGGATGGAAGAGCAGAAGGAGCGCCACGCGGGCGGGTCCAAATGGATCGGCACCGGCGGCACCAGCCCCTTCGGCCACGGCGGCTACAATCCCGAGGGCGTGCGGATCGGCGGGCCGGGGCAGCATGGCCGCGCGGTCAAGGTCTGGGAGAAGCGGGAGTTCCGCAATCTGGACGACACGGTCGAACTGGGCACGCGCAACATCAAGGTGGCGCTGCGGCGGCTGCGCCGGTTCGCGCGCGAGGGCGCGGCCGAGGAACTGGACATCGACGGGACCATCGACGGGACCGCGCGGCAGGGCTGGCTGGACATCCGCATGCGGCCCGAGCGGCGCAACACGATCAAGGTCCTGCTGTTCCTCGACGTGGGCGGGTCGATGGATGGCCATATCAAGCTGTGCGAGGAGCTGTTCAGCGCCGCCCGCACCGAGTTCAAGAACCTCGAGTTCTTCTACTTCCACAACTGCCTGTACGAGGGCGTGTGGAAGGACAACCGACGCCGGCACGGGGAGACCATCCCGACCTGGGATCTGCTGAACAAATACCCCGGCGACTGGCGGGCCATCTTCGTCGGCGACGCCACGATGAGCCCTTACGAGGTCACGATGCCGGGCGGATCGGTCGAACACTGGAACGAGGAGGCCGGGGCGGTCTGGATGCGCCGCGCGCGGCTGCAGTGGGACAAGTCGGTGTGGCTGAACCCCGTGGCCGAGCGCTACTGGGACTATACGGCGTCGGTGAAGCTGCTGAGCGAGGTCATGGATCAGCGCATGTATCCATTGACGCTGGACGGGCTGGACCGGGCCATGCGGGCGCTGACCCGATAG
- a CDS encoding DUF86 domain-containing protein, producing the protein MSSERDRLYLTEMLTAVYRISMNLGDFTADEWADIEPLVAVVCMNMIVLGEGANQLSSDLKDREPDVPWADIIGMRNRLAHAYLRVNLHRVWEAATDTTPRLRAPLERLLGSLGPEPD; encoded by the coding sequence ATGTCTAGCGAGCGCGACCGCTTGTACCTGACAGAAATGCTGACGGCCGTGTACCGCATCTCCATGAATCTGGGGGACTTCACCGCCGATGAATGGGCAGACATCGAGCCCCTGGTCGCTGTGGTCTGCATGAACATGATCGTGCTCGGTGAGGGTGCCAACCAGCTGTCATCAGACCTGAAGGACAGAGAGCCCGACGTCCCTTGGGCGGACATTATTGGAATGAGGAACCGCCTCGCTCATGCGTACCTGCGGGTGAACCTGCACCGGGTTTGGGAAGCCGCGACAGATACAACGCCCCGCCTCCGAGCGCCTTTAGAGCGGTTGCTGGGCTCCCTCGGCCCGGAACCAGACTGA
- a CDS encoding nucleotidyltransferase family protein, with amino-acid sequence MTRDELLVKLRELKPWLEEQGIVNVRLFGSYARDEAGPDSDVDLLVEVVKPLGFRFFGVERELGDRLGARVEMGTRDEMPRLLWKVVSRDAVNV; translated from the coding sequence ATGACCCGCGACGAACTGCTGGTGAAACTGCGCGAGCTGAAGCCTTGGCTTGAAGAACAGGGCATCGTCAACGTGCGCCTGTTCGGCAGCTATGCCCGCGACGAAGCGGGGCCGGACAGCGACGTGGATCTGCTGGTGGAGGTGGTGAAGCCGCTAGGGTTTCGCTTCTTCGGCGTGGAGCGCGAACTGGGAGATCGATTGGGCGCACGCGTCGAAATGGGCACGCGCGACGAGATGCCTCGTCTTCTGTGGAAAGTCGTGAGCAGAGACGCTGTGAATGTCTAG
- a CDS encoding GNAT family N-acetyltransferase, whose protein sequence is MTDVVIRPARPDDAAALGALGHQTFLDTFVAADGFAIPYPAADLAVFIEGSFGVAATARKLAEPSAVWWVAEAADGALLAFANAGPNTLPHPDARPSHTELRRLYVSKAAQGLGLGTRLLTLALDWMEANSDGAIWIGVWSGNVKAQKLYAGHGFEKVGEYQYPVGTWLDDEFILRRG, encoded by the coding sequence ATGACCGACGTTGTGATCCGCCCCGCCCGCCCCGACGACGCCGCCGCGCTTGGTGCGTTGGGGCACCAGACGTTCCTCGACACCTTCGTGGCCGCCGATGGGTTCGCCATCCCCTACCCGGCCGCCGACCTGGCCGTGTTCATCGAGGGAAGCTTTGGCGTGGCTGCGACGGCGCGAAAACTGGCCGAGCCGAGCGCGGTTTGGTGGGTGGCGGAAGCGGCGGACGGGGCCCTGCTGGCCTTCGCCAATGCCGGGCCCAACACCCTGCCCCACCCCGACGCCCGGCCCAGCCACACCGAACTGCGCCGGCTGTATGTGAGCAAGGCGGCCCAGGGCCTGGGACTGGGCACCCGGTTGCTGACTCTGGCGCTGGACTGGATGGAGGCGAACAGCGACGGGGCCATCTGGATCGGCGTCTGGAGCGGCAATGTGAAGGCTCAGAAGCTGTACGCCGGGCACGGGTTCGAGAAGGTCGGCGAGTATCAGTACCCGGTCGGGACCTGGCTCGACGACGAGTTCATCCTGCGGCGGGGATAG
- a CDS encoding zinc-binding alcohol dehydrogenase family protein, translating into MKAIGTTGPRPADDPAALVAFDAPEPVLKPHDLLVSVKAVSVNPVDAKVRGSRQPEGGETSILGYDAAGIVTAVGSEVSLFKVGDEVFYAGQIDRPGSNAERQAVDERIVGRKPANLGFAEAAALPLVAITAWELLFDRMHASRDEDETLLVVGGAGGVGSVLIQLARAITNLRVVATAARPETRAWCLEMGAHAVIDHSGPIDEALTAAGERAPKYIASLTHTTDHFEALARAVEVQGVIGSIDDFKGLSVELLKYKSAGFVWEFMFARSLHQTPDMIQQHHILSEIARLVEAGQIRSPLSENLGAMTVETLLEGHRRLESGTTIGKVALDAI; encoded by the coding sequence ATGAAAGCCATTGGCACCACCGGCCCCCGGCCGGCCGACGATCCCGCAGCCCTGGTCGCGTTCGACGCGCCCGAACCCGTTCTGAAACCGCACGACCTGCTGGTCTCGGTCAAGGCCGTCAGCGTCAATCCGGTCGACGCCAAGGTCCGGGGCAGCCGCCAGCCCGAAGGAGGGGAAACGAGCATCCTGGGCTATGATGCCGCCGGAATCGTCACCGCGGTCGGCAGCGAGGTCAGCCTGTTCAAGGTGGGCGACGAAGTCTTTTATGCCGGCCAGATCGACCGTCCGGGCTCGAACGCCGAGCGTCAGGCGGTCGATGAGCGCATCGTCGGCCGCAAGCCCGCGAACCTGGGCTTCGCCGAGGCTGCGGCCCTGCCCCTGGTCGCCATCACGGCGTGGGAACTGCTGTTCGACCGGATGCACGCCAGCCGGGACGAGGACGAGACCCTGCTGGTCGTCGGCGGGGCCGGCGGCGTCGGCTCGGTGCTGATTCAACTGGCGCGGGCGATCACCAACCTGCGCGTGGTCGCCACGGCCGCGCGGCCCGAGACCCGGGCCTGGTGCCTGGAGATGGGGGCCCACGCCGTCATCGATCACAGCGGCCCCATCGACGAGGCCCTGACCGCCGCCGGCGAGCGGGCTCCGAAATACATCGCTAGCCTGACGCATACGACGGACCATTTCGAGGCCCTGGCCCGGGCCGTGGAGGTCCAGGGTGTGATCGGTTCGATCGACGACTTCAAAGGCCTGTCGGTCGAACTGCTGAAATACAAGAGCGCCGGCTTCGTGTGGGAATTCATGTTCGCGCGGTCGCTGCACCAGACGCCCGACATGATCCAGCAGCACCACATCCTGAGCGAGATCGCGCGGCTGGTGGAGGCGGGCCAGATCCGCAGCCCGCTGAGCGAGAACCTGGGGGCGATGACGGTCGAGACCCTGCTGGAGGGTCACCGCCGGCTCGAGAGCGGCACGACCATCGGCAAGGTCGCCCTGGACGCGATCTGA
- a CDS encoding histone deacetylase family protein gives MSVALFTHPDMIAHAPGAGHPERPERLAAVLAALDDADLSLDRRAATEAGVADLERIHPSAYVRRMIEASPAEGLAQLDADTVLSPGSVRAARLAAGAAIDAVRAVVEGQTARAFAAVRPPGHHAEPNQAMGFCLFSNVAVAARVAQSLGMARIAVVDFDVHHGNGTQAAFEADDSLFLGSIHQMPLYPGTGAPSETGVGNIVNVAVEPHAARESWRAGFAGRLMPALDDFAPDLILISAGFDAHRRDPLAHQSLEAEDFAWATRAVLEVARRRCGGKVVSSLEGGYDLEGLGRSALAHVRALGEA, from the coding sequence ATGTCCGTCGCCCTGTTCACTCACCCCGACATGATCGCCCACGCCCCCGGCGCAGGGCACCCCGAGCGGCCCGAGCGCCTGGCCGCGGTCCTCGCCGCCCTCGACGACGCCGACCTGTCGCTGGATCGCCGCGCAGCGACCGAGGCCGGGGTCGCCGATCTCGAGCGCATTCATCCATCCGCTTATGTGAGGCGCATGATCGAGGCGTCTCCGGCGGAAGGGCTGGCCCAACTGGACGCCGACACCGTCCTGTCGCCGGGCAGCGTGCGCGCCGCGCGCCTGGCCGCCGGGGCCGCGATCGACGCCGTGCGCGCCGTGGTGGAGGGCCAGACCGCTCGCGCCTTCGCCGCCGTCCGACCGCCCGGCCATCACGCCGAACCGAACCAGGCCATGGGGTTCTGTCTGTTCTCGAACGTCGCCGTCGCCGCCCGCGTGGCCCAGTCGCTGGGAATGGCCCGCATCGCCGTGGTCGATTTCGACGTCCACCACGGCAACGGCACCCAGGCCGCGTTCGAGGCGGACGACAGCCTGTTCCTCGGCTCCATCCACCAGATGCCCCTCTATCCCGGCACCGGCGCGCCGTCGGAGACCGGGGTCGGCAACATCGTCAACGTGGCGGTCGAGCCCCATGCCGCGCGCGAATCATGGCGCGCCGGTTTTGCCGGCCGTCTAATGCCCGCGCTCGACGATTTCGCCCCCGACCTGATCCTGATTTCCGCCGGTTTCGACGCCCATCGCCGCGATCCCCTGGCCCATCAGTCCCTGGAGGCCGAGGATTTCGCCTGGGCGACGCGGGCGGTGCTGGAGGTCGCGCGTCGTCGATGCGGCGGCAAGGTTGTCTCTTCGCTGGAGGGCGGTTACGACCTTGAAGGACTGGGCCGCTCGGCCCTCGCCCACGTCCGGGCCCTGGGGGAGGCATAA
- a CDS encoding phosphoglycerate mutase family protein yields the protein MMPDTLDHPPTETRVPAPARPRAVATRPGSITLARHGEPALSRKCLLTSDQYRDWWAKYELGGLLAGQSPPRGLLETAQGAGVIFASTRQRAQETASAISAGREVTSDVLFIEAPLPPPHFPSWFKLPPKYWGVVARFWWHAFDHHDGQETRREAEARAERAAQKLIARAEAGEDVLVLAHGYFNHMVGARLKADGWKLVHNQGFKYWSQRRYQRA from the coding sequence ATGATGCCAGACACCCTCGATCATCCCCCGACTGAAACGCGCGTGCCCGCTCCGGCGCGGCCGCGTGCGGTCGCGACCCGCCCCGGCTCCATCACCCTGGCCCGCCACGGCGAGCCGGCCCTGTCGCGCAAATGCCTGCTCACGTCGGATCAGTACCGCGACTGGTGGGCGAAATACGAGCTGGGCGGCCTGCTGGCCGGTCAGAGCCCGCCGCGCGGGCTGCTGGAGACCGCACAGGGCGCGGGCGTCATCTTCGCCTCCACCCGCCAGCGCGCCCAGGAGACCGCCTCGGCCATCTCGGCGGGGCGCGAGGTCACCTCCGATGTCCTGTTCATCGAGGCACCCCTGCCGCCGCCGCATTTCCCGTCCTGGTTCAAGCTGCCGCCCAAATACTGGGGCGTGGTCGCCCGTTTCTGGTGGCATGCCTTCGACCATCACGACGGCCAGGAGACCCGCCGCGAAGCCGAGGCCCGCGCCGAACGCGCGGCGCAGAAGCTGATCGCCCGGGCCGAGGCCGGCGAGGACGTCCTGGTCCTGGCCCACGGCTATTTCAATCATATGGTCGGCGCGCGCCTGAAGGCCGACGGCTGGAAGCTGGTGCACAACCAGGGCTTCAAATACTGGTCCCAGCGGCGTTACCAGAGAGCCTAA